A genomic region of Desulfosarcina ovata subsp. ovata contains the following coding sequences:
- a CDS encoding AMP-binding protein: MDRHACWQRTWPQGVSDHIEAEKPFTEYFRDRSAEQPDAVAIDFYGYEIRYGELNRKIDQFANALMGRGLARGDRVGIFTIPFGIHIAVTSCY; this comes from the coding sequence ATGGACAGACATGCATGCTGGCAACGAACTTGGCCGCAAGGCGTATCAGATCATATTGAGGCGGAAAAGCCATTTACCGAGTATTTTCGAGATCGGTCGGCCGAACAACCCGATGCCGTCGCCATCGATTTTTACGGTTATGAAATCCGATATGGCGAACTGAACAGAAAAATCGACCAGTTTGCCAACGCGTTGATGGGCCGCGGGTTGGCCAGGGGTGACCGGGTCGGTATTTTTACAATACCGTTCGGCATACATATTGCCGTAACATCTTGTTATTAA
- a CDS encoding FadR/GntR family transcriptional regulator — protein sequence MNLKGTMYSFEPIKQPKATEEVLAQLKEAILRGAYKEGDKLPSERELTSLFNVSRGVVREAIRGLQVSGYVEIKQGPLGGAYVKEITLGLFDVGFSDLFFSNKITITEVLNVRQYIEPEIARLAALNISDEFREKLEIALEQEKQSFKSADDLMKKLTAVHLILAEMCGNRLFEGIIISIISLTHRIIKAMFKDLLKLHGAGEHEDIVQAVMKGDSESAAKAMTLHGDSFGRVFLELEKSEGWLWGPESFNGPGKK from the coding sequence ATGAACTTAAAGGGAACAATGTATTCTTTTGAGCCCATCAAACAACCCAAAGCCACCGAAGAGGTCTTGGCACAGTTGAAAGAAGCCATTCTTCGAGGCGCCTATAAAGAAGGAGACAAACTTCCATCGGAAAGAGAGTTGACAAGCCTGTTCAATGTCAGCAGGGGGGTCGTACGGGAAGCCATTAGGGGCCTCCAAGTGAGCGGGTATGTTGAAATAAAGCAGGGACCGTTGGGAGGCGCGTATGTAAAAGAAATCACATTGGGCCTGTTTGATGTGGGATTCTCTGATCTGTTTTTTTCAAACAAAATTACCATCACCGAAGTTTTAAATGTTCGTCAATACATTGAACCGGAAATCGCGCGATTGGCTGCATTGAATATTAGCGACGAATTCAGAGAAAAACTCGAAATTGCGTTGGAGCAAGAGAAGCAATCCTTCAAATCAGCCGACGATCTCATGAAGAAACTGACGGCAGTTCATTTAATCCTCGCTGAAATGTGCGGCAATCGTCTTTTTGAAGGTATCATCATTTCCATCATCTCCCTGACTCACCGAATCATCAAGGCGATGTTCAAAGATTTATTGAAACTGCACGGCGCCGGAGAACACGAAGATATTGTTCAAGCCGTCATGAAGGGAGATTCTGAATCCGCCGCAAAAGCGATGACTCTCCACGGGGATAGCTTTGGTCGTGTATTTCTCGAATTAGAGAAATCCGAAGGCTGGTTATGGGGGCCTGAGTCTTTCAATGGACCCGGCAAGAAATAA
- a CDS encoding IS4 family transposase has product MSEHIDKNVFQTILSPVLPLIEVTQNSLHNDLDTYKLSLSSFTTNLLFGIITRIKSVGQIVTEIKTSPTAKALGLVVASKSMYNEAFNRYPPEIFKDIFHQLVKELDLHKIPEISHLGKMLIVDGSLFPAISNMAWACYKKTANAIKMHLSFELNRMIPTEFISTEGNFSEKEFVKQILREGITYVCDRGYIAFNLFKQISDSNAFFIIRGKSNMTYTVKECLTATVPDTFLKFFSDITDSNIIFNSDENKASYRIVSFTAMGENYILITNRNDLTTYEIIMLYAYRWQVELFFRFIKRTFKGIHLMSQSPHGVQIQFYLYMIAYLLLLSFKQDTEIISRENEKDEHESEENNKNETLLTSSSCSNSNAKRPYVCGLVTLLGEKLKQFYKIGLHWLLAVKNNLLEIFDVNIAKVIAQYSYQ; this is encoded by the coding sequence ATGAGCGAACACATCGACAAAAATGTTTTTCAAACAATTCTATCACCGGTGCTACCATTGATTGAGGTTACTCAAAATAGTCTCCATAATGATTTGGACACTTACAAGCTTTCATTATCATCGTTCACCACAAATTTGCTTTTTGGAATAATAACCAGAATTAAAAGCGTTGGACAAATCGTCACTGAGATCAAAACATCACCAACTGCTAAGGCATTAGGATTGGTCGTCGCATCGAAGTCTATGTATAATGAAGCGTTTAATCGTTATCCCCCAGAAATATTTAAAGATATATTCCATCAGTTGGTAAAAGAATTGGATTTGCATAAAATTCCGGAAATCAGTCATCTTGGAAAAATGCTAATTGTAGATGGTTCGCTTTTTCCGGCCATTTCCAATATGGCATGGGCTTGTTACAAGAAAACCGCTAATGCGATCAAAATGCATTTATCTTTTGAACTCAACCGAATGATTCCAACCGAATTTATCAGTACGGAAGGTAACTTTTCCGAAAAAGAATTTGTTAAGCAAATTCTTCGCGAAGGCATTACATATGTCTGTGATCGAGGCTATATCGCTTTCAATCTGTTCAAGCAGATATCCGACAGCAATGCATTTTTTATTATTCGCGGAAAGTCGAATATGACGTACACTGTAAAAGAGTGTCTCACTGCCACCGTACCGGATACATTCTTGAAATTTTTCAGTGACATCACAGATTCAAATATAATATTCAATAGCGATGAAAACAAAGCAAGTTATCGTATTGTTAGCTTTACGGCTATGGGCGAAAACTACATTTTGATCACAAACAGAAATGATTTGACAACTTACGAAATTATAATGCTTTACGCTTACAGGTGGCAAGTGGAACTTTTTTTTCGCTTCATAAAAAGAACCTTCAAGGGAATTCACTTAATGAGCCAATCTCCTCATGGCGTACAGATACAATTCTACTTGTATATGATTGCTTATCTATTGTTATTATCATTCAAACAAGATACGGAAATAATAAGCAGAGAAAATGAAAAAGATGAGCATGAATCTGAAGAAAATAATAAGAACGAAACCTTGCTAACTTCATCTTCATGCTCCAATTCAAATGCAAAAAGACCATATGTTTGCGGGTTAGTAACTCTTCTTGGAGAAAAATTAAAACAGTTTTATAAAATTGGTCTTCACTGGTTATTAGCAGTAAAAAATAATTTGTTAGAAATATTTGATGTGAATATCGCCAAAGTTATTGCTCAATACTCTTATCAATGA
- a CDS encoding AMP-binding protein yields the protein MTVPNSIGIFMQNSPHYVISFFGIIRAGGVVVNLNPMFKAMELAPIIEKTGINMIIVQDTLCSEFNKVDNAGRIETVIVARFADFLSKQPLFSPPDEVFGTDQPFSGTVDFKDILDEGMPIPVCRIHDMDNDLAMLQLTGGTTGVPKAAMISIRSLTIAVCASMHWFGLTPKETSLGIAPFFHIMGLQVTMIPALFAGGKLVILTRFVPAIIAQAIAEKKCTVWVAAPTMITALVNMPTIEQFDFSSLRVIVTGGSPISITLQQRIKEIAPNSQLGEGYGLTEVLAAGGVVTPLGNWKPGFTGIPIIKENDLRIMDLEGREEEMPCNQKGEIAIKGPTVMNGYWNEPEETKKVMKNGWFYTGDIGLMDEDGYLKIVDRKKELILCSGFNVYPTELENTMLMHPAILEVAVIGIPDDYRGESVKAFVVLKDQFKDELTAEGLINWCKDNMAAYKRPHEVEFTESLPKSGAGKILKRLLKK from the coding sequence ATGACTGTGCCGAACAGTATTGGTATTTTTATGCAAAACAGTCCGCATTATGTCATCAGTTTTTTTGGAATCATTCGTGCCGGTGGGGTGGTGGTTAATCTGAATCCCATGTTCAAAGCAATGGAGCTTGCGCCGATCATCGAAAAAACCGGCATCAATATGATCATCGTGCAAGACACGCTTTGCTCCGAATTTAACAAGGTGGATAACGCCGGTCGCATTGAAACCGTGATCGTCGCCCGGTTTGCGGATTTTCTTTCAAAGCAGCCCCTGTTCTCTCCTCCGGACGAAGTATTTGGAACCGACCAACCGTTTTCCGGAACCGTCGACTTTAAAGATATTTTGGATGAGGGCATGCCGATACCGGTGTGCCGCATCCACGACATGGATAACGATCTGGCCATGCTGCAATTAACCGGGGGAACCACCGGGGTACCCAAGGCAGCCATGATCAGTATCAGGTCCTTAACCATAGCGGTGTGTGCATCGATGCACTGGTTCGGCCTTACTCCAAAGGAGACCAGCCTGGGTATTGCACCGTTTTTCCACATCATGGGGTTACAGGTCACCATGATACCGGCCCTTTTTGCCGGAGGGAAACTGGTGATCCTGACTCGATTTGTTCCAGCCATCATCGCACAGGCCATTGCCGAAAAAAAATGCACGGTCTGGGTGGCGGCCCCCACGATGATCACCGCCCTGGTCAACATGCCGACAATAGAACAATTTGATTTCTCCTCTCTGAGGGTGATCGTGACCGGTGGGTCTCCCATCTCAATCACTCTCCAACAGAGGATCAAGGAAATCGCGCCCAACAGTCAATTGGGTGAAGGATATGGTTTGACCGAAGTTCTGGCCGCCGGAGGTGTTGTAACACCTTTAGGCAACTGGAAGCCCGGTTTTACGGGTATCCCCATTATTAAGGAAAACGATTTAAGAATAATGGACCTTGAGGGACGCGAAGAAGAGATGCCTTGCAACCAAAAAGGAGAGATCGCCATCAAGGGCCCGACGGTGATGAATGGATACTGGAACGAGCCTGAAGAAACCAAAAAAGTAATGAAGAATGGGTGGTTCTACACCGGTGATATCGGGCTGATGGATGAAGATGGATATTTAAAGATCGTCGATCGGAAAAAGGAACTGATTCTTTGCTCCGGTTTTAATGTCTACCCAACAGAGTTGGAAAATACCATGTTGATGCATCCGGCCATCCTTGAGGTCGCCGTCATAGGGATACCCGATGACTATCGCGGAGAGTCAGTCAAGGCATTTGTGGTATTGAAAGACCAGTTCAAAGACGAACTAACGGCAGAAGGGCTCATCAACTGGTGCAAGGACAACATGGCTGCCTATAAACGTCCGCATGAAGTGGAATTCACGGAGTCGCTACCCAAATCGGGTGCTGGAAAAATTCTAAAACGACTATTAAAAAAATAG
- a CDS encoding wax ester/triacylglycerol synthase family O-acyltransferase: MKQLTGADEMWFSLESQNTPMHISDVHIYNPVTAPGKHVSQKDVLNYIEKRVDSLPMREKRFPVPFNADYSYWVDDENFDLKNHIRFTTLSKPGTWKQFCSEVERIIAIPLDMSRPLWEMHIIEGLNKIDGIPEGCFAVVHKKHHGQFDGSSATYVKSVLHTLDPAAKELPPKQTTPADKAPSQLDLFYRTMFRNTVIKPMERMNFLYRTLPDLPQAMQAAVEDAMKMGSAVRTRFSKAIPSLSRVIEARPFPLQDILRFRKLVPGATVNDVVITIFAGALRKYLMHHNELPEEPLRGLIPIAVRKEEEIGAGGNKVFSMITVTHTDVEDPVERLAKVHQATQYSKKFTDTLGGRSMNEMLELSPLAMIDLSIKMAQGVKLANFNSPLYSGFGMSNVPGSRESLYFCGAQQIRCFNWGFLMDGMGLLLAAGSYGDELVFSTMSCPEMMPDSDFFADCIQKSHDELYHLKNG, encoded by the coding sequence ATGAAACAACTTACCGGGGCAGATGAGATGTGGTTTTCACTGGAATCACAAAACACACCCATGCATATTAGTGACGTTCATATTTATAATCCGGTTACTGCCCCTGGAAAGCACGTATCCCAAAAAGATGTTTTAAATTATATCGAAAAACGGGTAGATAGCTTGCCGATGCGCGAGAAGCGTTTTCCCGTTCCCTTCAATGCCGACTACTCATACTGGGTTGATGATGAGAACTTTGATTTAAAAAACCACATTCGTTTCACTACGCTTTCCAAACCAGGAACCTGGAAACAATTTTGCTCTGAGGTCGAGCGTATCATCGCGATACCGTTGGATATGTCCCGCCCTCTCTGGGAAATGCATATCATCGAAGGATTGAACAAAATAGACGGCATCCCCGAGGGTTGCTTTGCGGTGGTTCACAAGAAGCACCACGGTCAGTTTGACGGATCATCGGCTACTTATGTGAAGAGTGTGCTGCATACACTGGATCCGGCGGCTAAAGAACTCCCGCCAAAGCAAACGACGCCGGCAGATAAAGCCCCTTCTCAACTGGATTTATTCTATCGAACCATGTTCAGAAACACGGTGATAAAGCCCATGGAAAGGATGAACTTCCTGTATCGGACGCTTCCCGACCTTCCGCAGGCAATGCAGGCCGCCGTTGAAGACGCAATGAAAATGGGATCGGCGGTTCGCACCCGATTCTCAAAAGCCATTCCATCTTTGTCTCGTGTGATCGAGGCGCGCCCCTTCCCCTTACAGGATATCCTACGGTTCCGAAAACTCGTACCTGGAGCGACGGTCAATGATGTTGTCATAACAATCTTTGCGGGAGCGCTTAGGAAATACCTCATGCACCACAATGAACTCCCGGAAGAACCACTTCGCGGATTAATTCCGATCGCAGTTAGAAAAGAGGAAGAGATTGGTGCCGGTGGAAATAAAGTCTTTTCCATGATTACCGTTACACATACGGATGTGGAGGACCCTGTCGAACGTCTTGCAAAAGTACACCAAGCAACACAGTATTCAAAAAAGTTTACCGATACGCTTGGGGGCCGGTCGATGAATGAAATGCTTGAATTGTCGCCTTTGGCGATGATTGATTTGAGCATTAAAATGGCCCAGGGTGTAAAACTGGCGAATTTTAACTCGCCATTATATAGCGGTTTTGGCATGAGTAATGTTCCGGGCTCCCGTGAATCGCTCTATTTCTGCGGTGCCCAACAAATCCGATGCTTCAATTGGGGCTTTCTGATGGATGGAATGGGGCTTTTGCTTGCTGCCGGCAGTTATGGTGATGAGTTGGTGTTTTCAACAATGAGCTGCCCGGAAATGATGCCGGATTCAGACTTTTTTGCGGATTGTATTCAGAAATCCCACGATGAACTCTATCATTTAAAAAATGGATAG